The stretch of DNA GGCCCCATGGAGACACGGAATTTTTCGCTGGCCAGTGAAAGTTCATCTCCCGGCAAAAGTGCTCCCCTGACCACCCGCTGACCATTGACCTTCGTGCCATTTGTACTTCCCAGATCGCGGATGAACAGCAACCCGTCAGTCCGGACAATGAGACAATGCAGTTTGGAAATACTGCTTTTATCAATAAAGACATCGCACAGATCTTCCTGACGGCCGATCAGCGTAATGTCTCGCGTGATAGGAATTACAGGGCCACCTTTGAGTGGCGTCAATTCTGCCTTCATAAGCTCGTCTCGCTGTAAGGATGCACCCCACTTAATCTTGCCATTCGCCAGGAAGCGATGTCAATCTCCTCCATCGCAACCTCTCGATCTATCAGGAGAACGGTTGCCTGCCGTATGGGATGAATCAAAGGATCTTTCCGGAAACTCTGGAAAGGAGAACTGATGTCTTGTGGAAGACGATTCCACCGTATTGACTCATCATTCCTGCGGTGAAGGAGTTCGCTGAATATGATTCGAGCCTTCACACGGACTCTTTACCGGTATCTCCTCAGGAAAAACGGCAGAGCGGCTCTGCATAGAAGTGCTGTTGTCCAAATCACCTCCGCCTTAAGTTGGGAGTTCGTTCTCAGCCAACTGATTCTCGGCATCAGCCGGCAAGCCCGCCAGAACTGGCTGATCGATCGATCCCATCGAAGGCTGAACAGACAATGGTCGAAACGTGGGTTCAACCACACCGGAACTCATTTTTGGTACTGTCGCTAGAATCAAAAGACTCGCTCCCCGGGCTGCTGTGGAGACTGCGAAAACCCAAAGGTATGCCTCAATGGTGACATCCATCGATCGCAGCATGAACGTCCCGATCAAAGAGCCTGCCAGCAAAGCTGCATTATTCGCCACGTTGTAAATCGTGAGCGTTCCGGTACGTTCATGCTCCGGAATAGCCTCCAGAAACAGCAACGTCACTGCCAGTTCGTAAGCTGCCCAGGCCGTTCCAGCCAGGATCTGAACCAGCACCAGCCAGCCATAATTAAAGCTGACATCCCAGGCAGCCGCGAGAGGTGTAATGCAGATGGCACCAATCCATAAGAGTTGCTGGGCACCCACTTTTTTGGCCAGCCGCCCCCAGTATGGCAATGTTAAAAACTTGGCAACAAACGAAGTTCCAATCAATATCACATACTCAATGTACGTCAGCTTCAATCCGTTGAGCATGTAGGGCACAAAGAACGGCCCTGAGATACAGACCCCCACCTGCATACAGACCACAAACAACAACAGCCGCCCTGCCCTTCCCTGACCAAAACTCATGGCTCTTTGCATGAATGGCAGATCATCGACCAGTCGCACAGGCTGGGGTTCACTCTTGCGAGAGAGGCAGAATGCCGAAATCACCCGGCTGATCCCCGCGATCAGAAACAGCAGAACATAAGCTCTGGTCGGCGCTGCGGAGGATGTACCCGCCTGAAGGATAAACCCTCCAGCCAGAAATCCTGCCAGCGTCATCGCCTGGCTGAAGCGCGCCCGCTTCGCAAAAAAATGAGGACGTACAGACTTAGGAACGACGGCCCCCATCCAAGTGTTCCATGCCGGGCCGGTCGCCAGACTGGTGGCCCAGTAAACCGATGTAATGAAGAGTGCCTGCCACTGAGAAATCGCTCCGTACGTCGCCGCAACGATCAATGGAATGAAGCACGCGGCCTGAATCGAAGCATTGAGCATGACCCATAACTTGTTCGACTTCAGAATTCGAATCGCTGCTGGCGAAATCAGTTGCAGCACGCTCCCCAGAAATACGGGAACGCTCGCAATCAAGCCTGCAAAGACATCGCCCAGCCCAGCCGCCAGGACGAAAGCAGGAACATACGTCTCGCCGATTCCAACCATCACTCCGTAGGAAGCGCCATCACCCATACTCGCAGCCAGATCACGACGGACAGGCTGTCTGTCTGAAGAGACGTTCTCCACCGGGGACACAGGACGATTCGAGGTCGCGGCGATCATGTCGGCAGGCTTAGCCAAATCGTCGGGGAGGCATCGGTGAAAAACCGAATCGCAACTTTGGTGGAAACAGACCCCGACGCCACCAGACAGCGTTCTATCACATCCCCCGGAATCCGAAAAGTTACCCACACTGGCCAGATTTATGGCTGATGAATTTCCACAGGCAGAAAGCGACAAAAACCAAATCGACTTAAACACTGGTTGATGCGATCGATCCGTTCAGCCAGAACTTCGCCGGCCAGAACTCCACAAATGAGACTACCAATGACGAGGACCGCCACCTCTGAAACAGCGTGTGGCAGCCCCAGATCTTTCGCATCGACGTAGATCTCATCGACGCTGCAATACTCGCCAAACTTCTGTCCCGAATAATGAAATTCGGCTCCGCAAAAATCGGGGCTCCATTCGTAATCAAACGGACCGAAGACACGCCCGCGATGTCGAATCCAGATGCGATTATCGTCGATCATCAGTGCGTGTCGCTGGCTCATCGAACCACCCCGCCCTCGCAGACTTCATCAGTCTCTAATCACCCGTCAGTCTAACTTGATCCGCAGCTCGCGCTCAGGGACTTACCGGCTGGACCATCGTGATGCATGGCGACTGCAGCAGCGCCCTTGATCAACAGAAGCATCGCCTGCATTCAATCAACTCAAATGCTCCTGGTTGATTCGTACGAAATTGGGCTCAATCGAGGAAGTCCAGTTTGACAGCCACCAGTTTTTTGAAGTCACAGTGGTCGCGTTGACAGGGGACTCTCACTCGTCACTGCTGAAGCATCGCATGCTTTTCGAAGCGATCGCCCGAACTCAACTGACACTTTCGTACTGGCGATCAACATTCGTTGGATTGACGATCAGCCTCAAAGAACCTTTAACCCACTTTTTTGCTGGGGAATTCTTCAAATTGTACCAGCGAAACTGGCTGTCGGCGTGGGGATGGCAGGAGCAGGATGACCATAATGCCAATGCCCGCTAATCCCATGATCAGCCATTGCATCGGAGAGCTAATGCGACCTGACAGCAGGGTGAGCGTCACCATCAGCAGGACAACTCCCACAGCACCCAATTTTACCCTGAAACTTACGCCCCGGTCTCGCTCCCATTTTTGCAAAAGCGGCCCTGAAAAACGGTGCTGATGCAAGCGAAGGTACAGTTCGGGAGATGACCGGTAGAACAAGAAACTGGCCAGAATGAGAAAGGGAGTCGTCGGCAACACCGGTAGAAACACGCCTGCAATGGCTAAACCGATACAACTGACTCCACCCACCTGAAAAACAATTCTCCGTATCCCGGAAGCAACCACTATCGGATGCCTGATTTCTGCACAGATACCAACGACATCCTCAGCCTCGTTTTCTTCCTGATCCACCAGAAACGGGCGAATCTCCAATTCACTGCAGGATGTTCCGTCATCAGCAGGTGATGGTGAGCACAACGCAGTCGACATCCCGCTTTCGGCATTCTTGGGAACTGTCCACATGGGTGCTGCCTTCACACTGAAACTAGAAACTCGCGTCACAATTGATCTTAGAACCACGCTGCCATTTTTCACGATGCCCAAGTCGTGTCTATTGGCCGTGAGAAGTCACGGAAGAGCCCGAAATCACTTAAAAAATCATCTTTTTTGGGGGCCTTGAAACGTTGTGAGCCAGCCGAGGTTGCGAGTCAGCCACAACTCGAAGCCCACAATGGACTTTCCCATGGCGTAAAATGCAGACAATTCAACTGTAAAGGCTGATCCACAAAGTTTCTCTCGACCTGTCAGAAATTGAACTCCTGAGAATTATGGGCTGCAATTTGTGTTTTCAGCGATTTTCAGGTATCTCCCTGAGAGATCCCTGAGTTACAGATTTCCACCACTGTCGAAGTATTGCCAGAAACTTTTTCCGTATTCCGACGGGTCACAGCAAAAAAATCATAATAATTTCTCGATGACGGCCACGAGTCAGACTTGCTCATTGACCCAGCATGATTATAGTGACCGCGCCCGGAAGACCGAACTGTGATTGTGTATGGCTGGCGACCGACTTTGATGTTCTCTCGAAAATTCTCAATTTTCGGCCAACAGATGAGCCTTGACATCGACGGTCTGCTCGAATACCAGTGGCAGGAAATCTTCCGACCTGCGATACGATGATCAATTGTTATTAACATCACAATGTGACTCAAAACTCGTCAGATCGGACTTTGAGTCAATACAGGAACGACACCAATAGGATTGAGGTTCGTATTCATGAGCTTGGCAGTATTGGCAGTCTCGCCAGACACGTTGAATCCTCTGTTCGCAGCCTCGTGGACTTCGGAATTCGATCTTCCCTTCATCACCTCGCCCGTCTGCGCCCGCGATGAAGACGAGGATGAGGATGAAGACATTGATGACGAAGAAGACGATGAGGATGATGAATTCGACGATGAAGACGTCGATGACCTCGACGATGACGATCTCGATGACTTCGATGACGAAGAAGACTTCGATGACGAATACGATGACGATGATTTTGATGACGACGATGATGACGACGACGATGATGATGATGATCTCGACGACGACGATGATGACTACTAATCTTCGAAGTCTCAGCGAACGCTGTGACCTTCAATGAGATTGAACACAGCGCCGGAATGGTGTTCAGCCTGCTGAAGCTTTGCAGGCTGGGCTTCCCACAATTGATTGTGATCGCCTTAGGCCACTGCGAATCGATGGTTTTCGAGCTGGAATATTTCCCTCCCGCACTGTTTGAAATTAAGACTTGATGTTTTCTCAGGGAGAGTCTGCCGTTTTGCAGACTCTCCCTGAGTTTCTTATTTCACCTTCTTTGCTCTACTCGTTAATAGCTCATCTGGCATTTCATTCGCCTGTTGAGCAGAACTCATCCGGAAATCGAGATGTCCGAACTGAAATCACGCATTGACCAGGCCACTGCCAAAATCTCCCAGCTCTGGCAAGGTGAACCTGCCGTAGGCATGATTCTGGGAACTGGTCTGGGTGGTCTGGCGGAACAAATCGAGCAGGATATCGCTATTCCTTACAGCGACATTCCTCACTTCCCTACCTCGACAGTGAAATCTCATGCAGGTCGGCTGGTTTGCGGACGCCTGCGCGGCATTCCTGTCGTCGCCATGGAAGGTCGATTTCACTACTACGAAGGGTACTCTCTCGAACAAGTCACTTTTCCGGTGCGCGTCATGAAGGCCATGGGAGTGAAAACACTCCTTGTGACCAACGCTGCCGGCGGCATCAATCCGCAATTGGATCTCTCGGATGTGCTGATTATCGAAGATCACATCAATCTCATGCCCGAAAACCCCTTGCGTGGCCCTAACGATGAAGAGTTGGGCCCTCGTTTTCCTGACATGAGCCACCCCTATGATCGCCAGCACATGGAAGTCGCCCGCCAGGTGGCACTGGAACTTGGGATAAATTGCCCCAAAGGTGTGTTTGTCGCAGTCAGCGGCCCGAACCTGGAAACCCGTGCTGAATACCGCATGCTGAAGCTCATGGGAGCCGATGTCGTGGGGATGTCGACCGTTCCGGAAGTGCTCGTCGCAGTCCATGCGGGCTTACGTGTTCTCGGCTTCTCTGTCGTGACGGATCTCTGCCTACCTGATGCTCTGGAACCGGTGGAACTGAATAAAATTCTGGAAGTGGCTGCACTTGGCGGTGCCAAACTGGCCCGCCTCATCCCCGAGATTCTGCCACGCATCATCCTCTAGCCACAGCACCTCAGGAGACCTTTCGACATGATCCTCGATCTCTTTCGGCTGGATCACAAGGTCGCTTTGATCACAGGTGGTTCCAGAGGGTTGGGAGCGGCCATCTCTGTAGCGTTGGCAGAAGCTGGTGCAGATATCGTCTGTGTCTCAAGAACCTCACCCACACAGGCACATATTGAAAAAATCCTCTCTGTGGGCCGACGTTTCCACTTCCTCCCTTGTGATCTCAGTAATCAGGCAAACCGTACTGGTCTTGTAGAAAAAGCCAGATCCATTGCGGGATCAATCGATATCCTCGTCAACAACGCGGGTTTAACTGCCCGCTTTCCTCCCGATGAGTATCCTCTTACTCACCTGCAGACCATGCTGGCGGTTCATATTGAAGCCGCTTTCGATCTCGCCCAGCAGGTCGCCCAACCGATGATCCAGCGAGGCTCTGGAAAAATCATCAATATTGGTTCTGTAATGAGCCATCAGGGTGGCTGGCAGATCCCGGCTTATGCCATCGCCAAGCATGGGTTGGCCGGACTGACAAAATCACTCTGCAACTCCTGGGCAGCTCAAGGGATCAACGTCAACTGCATCTGTCCGGGCTATATGCTCACAGAACTCTCAGGCTCATTAGTCAACGATCCTGTTCGAGGCCCGCAGATTCTCAGCCGCATCCCTGCAGGGCGCTGGGCACAACCCGAGGAACTGGGTGGTTTGTGCGTTTTCCTGGCCTCCACTGCATCCAACTACATGCATGGCAGTATCATCGATATCGATGGCGGATGGCTGGCACGCTGAGCAGGCGGTTGATCTCGCAAAACAACCCTTGAGGATCAGGTCGATTCCACGTTGAGCTTCGGATCTACTCACAGAAGTTTTTTTCAGACACAGGCGCCCTTGATTGCGAAATCAAATCGAGAAGACCTCAGAATTGGAACCGAACTCTTCTCTGACTATGCTCAAGAGATGGTGAATACTTCTACCGAAGCTCGACTTAAAACCCCGAATCTTTATCTCAGGAGGGATACAAACTCATGTGGTCACCAAGAATTCTGCTCGCAACGACCGTATGCCTGATGACCTCATTTTCGACCGCCATTTGCCTGGCGGAGATCCGTTCGAAAGAGATCGAATATCAGGCTGGCACAGTGAAATCCAAAGGGACGATTTTCTGGAATGATGAGATTCAGGGACGCCGCCCGGGAGTGCTTGTCGTTCATGAATGGTGGGGGTTAGACGACTACGCCAAAAATCGCGCTCTAAAACTGGCAGAGGCAGGTTACGTAGCTTTTGCCTGCGACATGTATGGCGAAGGCAAGACCACGCAGCACCCCAAAGATGCCGGCACCATGGCAACCAGTGTACGTTCCAATCAACAGGAATGGCTGGCCCGCGCAAATGCTGCCCTGGATGTCTTGAAGAAAGACGAGCATGTGAATCCGGAGCATCTGGTGGCGATTGGCTACTGTTTTGGAGGATCGACGGTTCTTCAACTCGCTTTAAAAGGTAGCGATCTTGATGCCGTTATCTCCTATCACGGTGCACTCCCCAAAGTCACGCCTGAAGAAGCCGGCCAGGTCAAGGCGAAAGTTCTGGTCTTTCACGGAGCCGATGACGCTTTTATTCCAAAAGAAGTCGTCGAGCAGTTCCAGACTTCATTCAAAGGCCCCGGCAATCAACTCACGTTTGTTTCCTTCCCGGGAGTACGCCATAGCTTCACGGTCCCTGATGCCGGTAAACATGGTATCGAGGGGATGAAGTACGATGAACAGGCCGACAAAACTTCCTGGCAGGCGACGCTCGATCTGTTGAGCAAACTGAGCAAGTAATTGACGACACTGATTCACAATGCTTTCCTGAAAGTGAATATCAGACTCCTCGATCACCAGAAGATAAAAGGCCCGGAAGTTCGTAGTAACTTCCTGGCCTGCTTTATTCAGTCAATAGTCATTTGATCAGCCAGTCACATCCTGAAGAACCGATTCTGTCACATAGATGGGTAAAAATGGTTGATAATGCACGGCCAATGCGATGGCATCACTGGGCCTGCTATCAATCTCAATCAGTTCCCCCTGTTGGCGAATACGAATAGATGCATAATAAGTGTGATCCTCCAGATGATTGATCACCACATCCTGCACTTCAGCTCCCAATTGCTCGGCAATATTCTTCAGCAGATCATGAGTGAGTGGCCTGGGTGGCACATCACCGCGCACACGCCGGTCGATGCTGGTCGCTTCAAAAAGGCCTATCAGAATCGGGAAGGCTCGCGAGCCATCGACTTCCTTCAGATAAATGACCTGCTGATCATTGATCTCGCTGATGATGATCCGCACAAGTTCCATCTGGACAAGCACAGCCTTCTCCCTCACTCAAACATCTGCCATTCGCTTCGGCATTATATTCTCACAGGATCCCTGCCAAAAACAACCTTGCCCGGTCAGCAAATGAAATTGCTAACCGGGCAAGCGATGAATCATGGCTTTTCTGACAGTCTCAAAGCTGTCAGATTGTCTCTAGTGACCTGCAAGCATGTCGGACATCTGCTTCGCCAACTCCGGGCCCACGGTCTGGACGATTTCACGGGCTTTGCTCAGAGCAGTTTCAGCATCGCTATAGGTTGTCAGGAAGCTCAGTGCAGCCGCCACTGCCACTGCAGATGACGAACCACCACTGGAAGCGCTGACTGTGGGTTTACGCCCGGGCTTGGCTCCAGTCTTCTTCTTGGCAACCTTCTTGGTTCGCTTTGGTACTGGCTTGCCATCGGCAGCCAACATCGACTTACGAACCTGACCAATGGCGGCAGCAGGATTGCTACCCCATTCCCAACCGTCGTACTGCGACTCAATGCTACTCTTCACCTGAGCGTTGGTGGCCTTTTCCGGCCCACCCAAGGCAATGATGGTTTCCCGATAGAGAGCAGACTTATTGATCGAACTGTCAAACTTTGCCTTAGCCATGAGAATCTCCTGAGAAGCAACTGCTCACATTTTTTGCGAGTCAGCACTAGAACATAATGACTGGAAATATCCCCCAGAATGCTGCCACAACCTGCGGGAACCTGATCACAACTCAGCAACTTCATGAAACACTATCAAGAGTGCTGGTATTGTCATTTACTATAGTGCAGCCCAATCGTTCATTTTGCAAGCCTATCTGGCTACTGAATGACTAGCCAATTGCTTTTAGAGGATTTTCCGGTTTATCTAACGACTACTTGCTGCTGCCAATCAACAAAATCCGACTTAACCAACTGAATCGAGCCCTTTGTTCCCAATTAAGTACTACGACTACAAAAACACTTGAATAAACTATAGACACACAGACTTACTGTTCACAATTACCCTGCTGGTAATAAGCGTGGAAGAGTTTGACTCTTCCCGTCGCTGTCAAGCATTCAACCGAAGTTCTTAGCAGTCTGACCCGGCTTCACTCCCCTTATCAGGGAAACAAAGGTCTGATATTTACACTAAGCAGATCAGGTGTTGTTTTGGCAGACTTTACCAGTAAGCCTTCGCCATCAAAACGTGCGGCATAGCCAGTCACCTTAGGATAGATTGGGTGTGCCAGTTTCTCAACAGCCCATTTTCAGGTGGAGAACTTCATAGCACGAGAGGGTCATGTACAGCTTGGCAGATACAGACACTGCTTGGGAAGAAACCCATCACCATCTCAGGAGACAGGTTCCCCATGTTAACCCGGCTCCAAAACCGCAGATCAACAGCAGCTCACCCCGCTGCAGGCGGCCATTGGCAATCACTTCAGCCAGGGCGATAGGTATTGATCCAGCCGAAGTGTTTCCGTACTTATCAAGATTGTTATAAATACGATCCTGCTGGATCCCTAGATCCTCAGCAACATGGTTGATGATGCGCAGGTTGGCCTGATGGAGAATAAACATGGAAACCTGCTCGATGGAAACCTGAGCTTGTTCCAGTGTCACAAGGATACTGTTACAGACTGCCTTCACGGCCCATTTGAAAACATTCCTGCCGTCCATCTGCAGATAGGTTTTCCCTTCACGAAGATCAGACTCCGTGAAGGGGTGGAGTGTCCCGCCAGCAGGACGATCCAGAAGACTCGCCCCGGAGCCATCCGAACCTAGCTGATACCGCACCAGACCTTGCTTCTCATCGCCTCGGCCCAGTACGACAGCACCAGCGCCATCTCCAAACAACGGTGCCACCTTAGGATCCCGCGGATTGACAATGCGGCTGTTGCAATCCCCGCCAATCACAAGAGCTCGCCGACTATTTCCAGTAACAATAAACTGAGCTGCCGTTGCTAACGCATAAGTAAATCCTGAACAGGCCGCCGCCAGATCCATGGCTGGAGCTTCAATACCCAGATGGGCCTGCACGAGATTGGCTGTCGATGGGCAGAGATGATCAGGTGTGAAAGTCCCAATAACGACCAGATCTACTTCCTCGGCAGTGACCCCCGCATCGGCCATTGCCCGCTGTGCGGCCATAATGCACAAGTGGCTGGTGGCCTGCCCTTCAGCCACATAACGCCGGGCGAGAATTCCAGTTCGCTGTTCAATCCACTCTGGATCAATGCCACAGCGTTCCTGAAGCTCGGCATTGGTCACTACCTGATCTGGAACATACCCACCTATACCCAGGATCTGAAAACCCAAAAGCTGCGATGTCCGCGTCGGCCATTGAGGGTCAGCAGTTCTCATCGGCTTCTTCACAACTTCGCCGCTGGGTGCTGGTTCACCATGGGATACTGACTGGATATGACCATTGGTTATCTGAGAACTCTGGCCAGTCTCTAATGAAGATGTGACTCCAGATGATGTCGATTCGACAATTTTTTCTATCACTTGAGCCTCTTCGGCAATTCGGTGCGTCTCTGCCATTTGCAGAAGATCCAGCGGCAGACCTTCGGGCATCATCGACTCTCGAATCTTTTGTCCGATCGATGCATCATGCATATCGAGAATCCAGAACACTCGAATCATCGGTTACAGAGTCAACACCCGTTGCCAGACAAATGTTTCTGTGTTTTCGACGATCTGTGTTAACCAATATGAAAATCTTAACTCCGTAGCATGCTACCGCTTACGCACTTTGAATTCTAGCCAACATGTCTTGACCTGATAGACTTCCCGACGAATTTCCACGGGTCCACCAATTGCCTTTTTCGCTGTAGGAAACTCATGTCCAGCCATCGCATTGCCCTGAAGGGCCCATGGGACTATCTGTGGACCAGTTTGACGAAAAACCAGCAATTTCAAGGCTCTGCAAAGATGCCTGTCGAATATACCTGCCTGCATGGAAACGAAGCTGGTGAAGTGCAGTATTCCCGAAGCTTCCATTATCCCCGGATCCAATCACAGCCCTCGATTCAACAAGACTCCCCCAATGCTCCAGCCGCCAGCTTAGTGTTTGTCGAGTTCTCTGGAATGCGCGGAACGGGGAGCGTTGAATTCAATTCCGAACTTGTCGGCACTTTCGACGAAACGAGTGAACAGCATTCATTCCTGCTCCCTCAGCCACAGAACATTTTCTCGAAGCTTAGAGTGTTCATTTCCGTCAACGAAGAACTGCTGACTCAGAAACTTCCCGCCGGGCTCTTCAGCTCTGTTTATCTGCGAATCGAAGAATGACCTTCCTCTCTACCGCGAGATGTCGAGATATTCGATAGCAATGATCTCTATTGCCCACCTGATCCATCGCAAGCAATCACTCGACTCAGCACAGTCTCATGCAGCACGGCGTGGAGCAGCAGCCTGATAGGCAATCTCGAATAGCGAAGGAATTTCAACTGAGCTTGATCGACGAGCTTTTATTCTCGCTCCAAATCGATAAACCACGAGTGGCTCCAGCTCAAGTTCGCCGGCAGTCGTGTCCTCCATCTCAATACGGGGCACATGATCAAACGGCGGTGAAAATACCAAATGAAAGAGAGACTCCCTCGCTCCCTCCTCAAACTCAATCCGCAGGTGCCCTTCTTGAACTTCGCGATCATCGTACACGAAGCGAACAAGGTGACTCACAGAATCGTCTGGAGCAGTCAATTCTTCGTCAATTTCTGGCAGATCATCCTCTCCGGAATTTGACCAGAGACTTCCGACAAGGCTTCTCTCGATTTCATTCAGATGAGCATCGGCTGGCGGATGAGTCTCACAAGTGGCCAGAGCCAATTGTTTCTCAAACCCCGGCGCAAGACTTTGATTAACGACCTCTGATGAAACCGGTGCAGACTTCGCAAGCAGGTCTTTAACCAGATTCATGTTTGCATCGTGAACAGAAGAAACCAGCGACTGACAGAGAAAAGAAATCAGCATCAGCCCTGCCAACACACCGGCAAAAAAGGGTGAGCCCGAACTGATGGCGAAGCTCAACCAGCAGACCGCGTTGAAACCACCAGCCACAACCAGCAACCAACTTTGATTTGCGACTTCTGAGTCAATACGCCGGGTGATGGTCAGCACCAGCCAGATCAGCAGGCATATTCCGGCCAGAAGCGAAGCGACAACCGGTAATCGATCAGCAGATATCGCAAAGATGCTGACACTGATTATCGTACTTAATGCTGCAAGAAAGACCTGCATGACAGGCCTAGATCGATGCATCAATTGAAACAGGCCATCCATGGCAACTATTCCAGCATTCACTTTTAAACAGAAAACCCCGGCTTTGTTCGCACAAGGCCGGGGTGATGATCTATTCATTAAGCAATATGGCCGACTGGCGGCAAGGTCGACCCCAGCCCAGCCTGCTCTCGGAGTTTCAAGGCTTTATCTGTGGCTTCCCAGGTAAAGCCCGGTTCATTACGACCAAAGTGGCCACCAGCGGCTGTTCGCTGATAGATCGGTTGACGCAGTTGCAACGACTCAATGATTCCCAGCGGAGTCATCTTGAAGTTTTCGCGAACCAGCTCGGCAATTTTGTCTTCAGCAATCAGGGCTGTGCCGTTAGTGTTGATTCGCACGCTGACAGGATCGGCTACACCAATCGCGTAAGCCAGTTGCAACTCACATTCCTTAGCCAAACCAGCCGCCACAATATTCTTGGCAATGTAGCGAGCCATGTAAGCGGCAGAGCGATCTACCTTCGTGGGATCCTTGCCACTGAAGGCTCCACCACCATGACGACCCCAACCACCGTAGGTATCGACGATAATCTTGCGGCCTGTCAGCCCAGAATCACCATGTGGCCCACCGATCACAAATCGACCTGTCGGATTAATGTGGTATTTGGTGGATGGCTTCAGCAGGGATGTCGGGACAGATTTCCCGATCACAGCCGAACGCACAAACTCAGAAATCTCATCTTGCGAAACATGTTCGGCATGTTGTGTCGAAACCACAATTGCCGAGATCCCGACCGCATTGTTCTTGGCATCGTACTCGACAGTGACCTGACTCTTGCTGTCTGGCCTTAACCAGTTGACCTCACCTTTCTGGCGAGCTTCGGTCAAGCGATTGATAATGCGGTGAGAGAGTGCAATCGGCAGAGGCATGAGTTCTGGTGTCTGATCACAGGCATACCCGAACATCAACCCCTGATCGCCGGCACCATCGCGATCCACACCCATTGCAATATCTGCGCTCTGGCTGTGCAGCTTGACCAGCACTTCGCAGGTCGCAGCATTAAAGCCAATGTCGTCACTGGTGTATCCGATCTGCCGAATGGCTTCGCGGGCAACCTTTTCGTAATCAACCTGAGCATTGGCAGTGATTTCACCAGCCAGGCACACAAAATCCGTTGTACATAACGTTTCACAAGCAACACGAGCTCGAGGATCCTGGGCTAACAAGGCATCCAGGACCGCATCCGAAACCTGGTCAGACACCTTATCAGGATGCCCCATACTGACTGAT from Planctopirus ephydatiae encodes:
- a CDS encoding purine-nucleoside phosphorylase, with product MSELKSRIDQATAKISQLWQGEPAVGMILGTGLGGLAEQIEQDIAIPYSDIPHFPTSTVKSHAGRLVCGRLRGIPVVAMEGRFHYYEGYSLEQVTFPVRVMKAMGVKTLLVTNAAGGINPQLDLSDVLIIEDHINLMPENPLRGPNDEELGPRFPDMSHPYDRQHMEVARQVALELGINCPKGVFVAVSGPNLETRAEYRMLKLMGADVVGMSTVPEVLVAVHAGLRVLGFSVVTDLCLPDALEPVELNKILEVAALGGAKLARLIPEILPRIIL
- a CDS encoding bifunctional nuclease family protein; the encoded protein is MLVQMELVRIIISEINDQQVIYLKEVDGSRAFPILIGLFEATSIDRRVRGDVPPRPLTHDLLKNIAEQLGAEVQDVVINHLEDHTYYASIRIRQQGELIEIDSRPSDAIALAVHYQPFLPIYVTESVLQDVTG
- a CDS encoding YbaN family protein, which produces MWTVPKNAESGMSTALCSPSPADDGTSCSELEIRPFLVDQEENEAEDVVGICAEIRHPIVVASGIRRIVFQVGGVSCIGLAIAGVFLPVLPTTPFLILASFLFYRSSPELYLRLHQHRFSGPLLQKWERDRGVSFRVKLGAVGVVLLMVTLTLLSGRISSPMQWLIMGLAGIGIMVILLLPSPRRQPVSLVQFEEFPSKKVG
- a CDS encoding FHA domain-containing protein, encoding MKAELTPLKGGPVIPITRDITLIGRQEDLCDVFIDKSSISKLHCLIVRTDGLLFIRDLGSTNGTKVNGQRVVRGALLPGDELSLASEKFRVSMGPADPVVHQQEAHTEVIPVAIPEDRLKLSPETPLPANMPSRSDVKLIEE
- a CDS encoding dienelactone hydrolase family protein codes for the protein MWSPRILLATTVCLMTSFSTAICLAEIRSKEIEYQAGTVKSKGTIFWNDEIQGRRPGVLVVHEWWGLDDYAKNRALKLAEAGYVAFACDMYGEGKTTQHPKDAGTMATSVRSNQQEWLARANAALDVLKKDEHVNPEHLVAIGYCFGGSTVLQLALKGSDLDAVISYHGALPKVTPEEAGQVKAKVLVFHGADDAFIPKEVVEQFQTSFKGPGNQLTFVSFPGVRHSFTVPDAGKHGIEGMKYDEQADKTSWQATLDLLSKLSK
- a CDS encoding MFS transporter, which translates into the protein MIAATSNRPVSPVENVSSDRQPVRRDLAASMGDGASYGVMVGIGETYVPAFVLAAGLGDVFAGLIASVPVFLGSVLQLISPAAIRILKSNKLWVMLNASIQAACFIPLIVAATYGAISQWQALFITSVYWATSLATGPAWNTWMGAVVPKSVRPHFFAKRARFSQAMTLAGFLAGGFILQAGTSSAAPTRAYVLLFLIAGISRVISAFCLSRKSEPQPVRLVDDLPFMQRAMSFGQGRAGRLLLFVVCMQVGVCISGPFFVPYMLNGLKLTYIEYVILIGTSFVAKFLTLPYWGRLAKKVGAQQLLWIGAICITPLAAAWDVSFNYGWLVLVQILAGTAWAAYELAVTLLFLEAIPEHERTGTLTIYNVANNAALLAGSLIGTFMLRSMDVTIEAYLWVFAVSTAARGASLLILATVPKMSSGVVEPTFRPLSVQPSMGSIDQPVLAGLPADAENQLAENELPT
- a CDS encoding SDR family oxidoreductase codes for the protein MILDLFRLDHKVALITGGSRGLGAAISVALAEAGADIVCVSRTSPTQAHIEKILSVGRRFHFLPCDLSNQANRTGLVEKARSIAGSIDILVNNAGLTARFPPDEYPLTHLQTMLAVHIEAAFDLAQQVAQPMIQRGSGKIINIGSVMSHQGGWQIPAYAIAKHGLAGLTKSLCNSWAAQGINVNCICPGYMLTELSGSLVNDPVRGPQILSRIPAGRWAQPEELGGLCVFLASTASNYMHGSIIDIDGGWLAR
- a CDS encoding 3-oxoacyl-ACP synthase III family protein, with the translated sequence MHDASIGQKIRESMMPEGLPLDLLQMAETHRIAEEAQVIEKIVESTSSGVTSSLETGQSSQITNGHIQSVSHGEPAPSGEVVKKPMRTADPQWPTRTSQLLGFQILGIGGYVPDQVVTNAELQERCGIDPEWIEQRTGILARRYVAEGQATSHLCIMAAQRAMADAGVTAEEVDLVVIGTFTPDHLCPSTANLVQAHLGIEAPAMDLAAACSGFTYALATAAQFIVTGNSRRALVIGGDCNSRIVNPRDPKVAPLFGDGAGAVVLGRGDEKQGLVRYQLGSDGSGASLLDRPAGGTLHPFTESDLREGKTYLQMDGRNVFKWAVKAVCNSILVTLEQAQVSIEQVSMFILHQANLRIINHVAEDLGIQQDRIYNNLDKYGNTSAGSIPIALAEVIANGRLQRGELLLICGFGAGLTWGTCLLRW